The Chryseolinea soli nucleotide sequence AATTTAGCAATATTCTGAGCAATAAAGTCTGCCTTCACATTCGCCTTGTATGCGTATTCACAGGTGTCATCGATATCAATTCCTGCAACCATGCGGATACCGGCTTTCTTCATGCCGTATGAAAGCCCCCCTATACCACAGAATAAATCAATCGCTGAAATTTTCACTTTCAATAAAAAAATTTAAGAGGTTACAGAAAAAATAAATTTGTTAAAACAGATTTTGTCAATTGCTTCAAATTTAATCATTTCTTGCTGAATACAAATGCCTGCTTGAAGACATTTGGAACAACTATCGTGGGATAGACAAAAGTCTTGTTCTCACTTACCGGACTTCCTTTCTTCCCAGTCACAGCCATTATCCAAAGCGTAGGTATAGAATCGGCTCGTGCCTGCTTTTGCTCGTCCCCACTTAACGTACCGGATGAAAGGAATCCTCCCTCTTCAACATTTCTTGAGGCAAGACGGAACTTCAAATTGACATTGTTACCTAGTCTTTGTTGTAACTTTTCCAATACTGAGTCTATTGTTTTGTCATGCCAAGAATTTTGTGATCTGGTCTTTATCATGGCGACTATTTCGATGGCACGATCAGTAGAAATTTTCGCGCCTGTTCTGCCTCTTTTGTCCATTTCTTTTAGGTCAGTAATTCCGCCCAATTCTTGTGATATCATTCCTAACACCGATCGGTACGTATTGAGTGTCTGCGGTAACTTTATATAGTTAGGATATATTTGAACGCCAGACCATATGACGTCTGTCGCATTGATGTCCAGTACTCCTCTTCTCGTTGCTCGAAGACCGGGAGAAAACTCGACAGGAAAGGCGCTGGGATTTTGCGTTGAGTTATTAAATATAAATCCGCGCAGTCCGGTGTCTGAATAATGGATATCACGAAACCGGTAATACAATGCCTTTGTGATGAACAGTCTCGTATAGGGCAATGTTTTTAAGCGGTATCCAAACATTCTGGCATGCTGATGCATCGTGTCTATCTGCGACGAGACAGCGCTGCGTACATAGTAGGTAACGAGCAAATTTGGTATTGCGATTCCTCGCCCTAAGGTATTCCCTCCAATTAAAAAATTAAAACCAGGTCCATACTCGATACCCTGCCGCTTCGAATTTGAAGCATTGATGACAAGAATCTTTTTTCTGAGCAACTCCTGTTGTATTGTCTTCTTCAAATCTTCTAATGGCGGTGTCTTTTCGCCGAGTTGCTTTTTAAGTTGCTCATATTGTTCAGCAAGTCCTTTGTTGATTTCATAATTATCATCAAGTCCCATAAGAGCTTTTTTGACCTCAGTCAAGAAGGCTTGTATCCGCTGCGATGCGCTCTCTTGCTCTTTGTTTCGTAAACTTGGATGACAGAGAAACTGATAGCCCTTATCTCGTTCTGTGGGTCGTTGCGGAAATCCGATTGTTTTGACGGCAGCTGAACCGGAAAGCAAAAAAAATAAAATTGAATCCTTCAAGCCTGTCGGGATAGGAGACTTCAAGCTCAACAAGTTCAATTGGTCATTTCCCGGAATTATAGATACAAGACCTTTTGGGTTAGCTTCCGGTTCATCAGTATTGAAGAAATAGTCACCTCCCACGTAGCCATCACCATGTGCAAGCATTTCAATGAATTGTGGACGATTATCGGAAGAGCCACTCTGCAGTAAAACTGCTTGCGGTGTACCTGTTACAGAGACATAAACAGATCTCGAAAACCCCCTTCTCAATTTTTTGATGAGATTGTTTATCGCGCTTGGCTCGAGTGTCAGATCACCGGTTCTGGTTCTTTTGTAAGTGTTTGTGTCCAATGATGCTTGGTCACCTTCATCATCAAACATCAATACTGGATGGCCTTGAGCGCCGATTTTTTTTAAAAAATCAGTTATATTTTTAAGGCTGTTTACGCCTTTGGATGCAACGATCAGGAGCCTTACATCCGGATTGGCGAGGTCCAATTTTGCATCTTCAACACGCTGATCTAGTTCGTCGTCTTTCGTAAATACGCTCACACCCCTTAGGTCTTTGATAAAATCGAGATGGGTCTGACTCACCAAATCATTGATATTACTTGTCAGAACCGTAGCTATGCGAAAACCGTTGTCGAACGCCATAGCTGTGCTTACAATCATGGCTCTCGTCTTGCCACTTTGAATTCTCCCATATATAAGACCGACAGCCCCCGATGTTGGAGCGGTTGAAGATTTGGATACACCTTTTCCATTCTTTCCCACTTGGCCTGTGCCAACAACCTGGTCATAGGAATCAACAACCTTTGTTACAATGCTCTCGGCAGTCGTTATTGCGCGCGAGCGGTCTTCGCCGGTGAGGCCTAAACTTTCGATCGTTTCATTCAGGAAACGTCCATTTGTTTCAATCATAGCCAAGGGTAGTATAAAAACTGAAAACGCCCATCCATACCAATCCCAAAGGGACTAGCTGATGGATGGGCATCCATAAATTTAGAAATAATATTGTTTACAACAAACTGGTGTGGCGGCCTAAGGGCTACTTTCTTTCCTTCTTTGAAAACTTTGCCATCTGGCCCTGAGCGCATCGGTACTAGGTTGTATTGAATGACCGCATTGCAACGCGACCCCGTCATATTTGTCATATGAGCTGCCTTTGAGCGTATCAGCGATCTTTACTTCTAATCGATCCGGCTCTATTCCAATCAAATCTAAATCGAACAAGGTGTGTACATCTGAGCGTAGTATCAGTCCATTATGGATATTGTTGTCCTTGACACCGCGATATGGGGAGATATGGGCTGCCTCGAGAATGTCCTTGATTTTACAGCCGGTTACCATACAACGCTCACCATAACGCGTCATTAATTTCATCCTGAATGCCCGTTGACCTCGACGTGCTTTTATTTGGCTATTGATTATGGCCCGCTCATCTACGTTACTTAGTTGGTACGGATTCTCAGTTGCTATTGGTAAAAGCTCCGCGGACTCGTCAGGCCCAGGGTACGAGTTCCTCACAAAAAATTGGCGAGACATTGCTGGAAAAATCTCTTCCAGAAACTTTACATCCAGTGCTTGGATCGATAGGTTTCGATTGTAATTTCGTTTATAGTATGGACGTATTTCGCTGATCGAAAAATCTCTTGATGGTTCAATAAATGTGCTTGGATATTCGGCTTTGAATTTGATTGAGTCAACGGTCTCTTCAATGGGCTCGTCAAATTCATGACCTCGATTACATCTGTAGAGCGGACTTTTATGGAGTCTGGCATCGTAATTCGTTGCACCGCAGTGGGGACATTTACGTCTGATTTTTAAACCTTTTTCCGTCGCAATGCTTTCGACTTTTGCGAAGCCGAGAATTTTAATTTTGTTTACAATAATGATTACATCGCCAACCTTTAGCTGCCTATGGTTGGGTACCGAGTCGTCGTAATTGTATGTGCTTTTCGTGGTGTCATTATATCCTTCGATACTCTTATAGGCTCGATCTTCATCGCTAACAGTCTTGACTATCCACAAATTTTGATCAATCATGAACGACAAATTTTTAAGTATTCAGTCACTACGGGAATATCGGCTGGACACCAGTCAAATGTTGCCAGTGCAAATCCAGGGCTCACCCATCTTATAGCGTTATGGTCATTCATCACTATCGGTCCGGAAATATATTTGCACACAAAAGGGATCAACTTAATTGAAATAGGACTTTGCTCTGTTACGGTTGGCGTCAGTGGTCGTATTACCTCGATTTCTATTCCCAACTCCTCACGTATCTCCCGATAAATACACTCTTCGGCGGACTCCCCTTCGCATAATTTGCCGCCCGGAAACTCCCACTTCAAGCCTAGTTGCTTTTCTTTCGACCTTTGCGCTACAAGCACTTTTCCGTGATTCTCGATTATTGCACACGCGACTTGTACCATTGGAGGGAAGAGATGGTTAAGGGAAGATGAACTGGCTGGCTAATCGCAAGATAAGACTAATTGCCGCTTCGCCAAAAACTACGGAAATTCTATTAACAGGCTTCTATTGGAAGGCAAATTCCGTTTTTAGAGCCCTTCACTACTTCGCGACGTTGTGCTACTGAAGACGAAGGACGGAAATTTTCGTTCGTTTCTAAACGGCGCTAAAACGCCTCAGATTACGAATTGAAATTTTTTTGCTGTGCAAACCTGCGTCAGTCATAGGTATTTTTTTGATCAATTTACTTACCTTGAGTTGTCTTAGTAAAAAGAGATTATATAAAGGATCAGTTGGTAAAGCGTAGCGCCATTTTCATGACCTAACTATGTTAGATATTTTTTTAAGTGAAGACAGGAACACAGTTTTTCGGGAGAAACTCGTGAACTATAAGTTCTTTTACGAGGTAAAGCACTCGGCAGCCAAGGCAAACAGTGATATCCGAATATATATGCCCGAAATTGACCGGGACGGCTATGACGTATTACTTGACGATGGCGAACAGATTGTCCCACTTCAACTAAAAACTTACCTGTCGAGCGCGACTACGAAAAGGTGGGTGGTAAACAAGGGATTGCTGAGACCTTTATACTTGAATTGCCAGAGCCTGGGGTTTGAGTTTAGTCCAGAAGGAAACGGGATTGAAGGAGGTCTTGTGGTTGTTAAAATCATAGCAAATGCCGATGAGATTAGAAGTTTTGAATGGTTTTATTCTGACTGTTATATTCTTACTGCTTTTGAAAGCGGCTTGGTAACTCATAAGCCTAATCCTCATCTAGACCACATCACAAGTTTCATGAGTCGTCTTCGAACTGGGTATCAAAAGGAAAAACTAGAGATCACTAAACTGTGTATGGTTAAAGTAAAATCCATCGACGATCTCCTTGCTCTTGCCGGAATGCCCTCAAAGAAGCAACAACAATGGAGGCTGTCTTTTAAAAACAGTTACCACAGTTTACGCATGGGAACCATTTCGCATGAGGAGAGATCAGAGTTGACAGACATCCTGCAAAGTCACATCGATGATCCTAGGCTTACCGTCGGTTAGCAACGTCATCTTCATGAATTAAAGCAAACTGCCGAGTTCCATTCGCTAATGGCAAGATTAAGCCGACGCATGGTTTGGGTACCATTGCTGGGGCGGAGTAACACTTATGGTAGGCCCTATGAGGGTCTTTGAATTAAGTCAAAACGAAATTTGGGCCTCGCTTTTAGAATAAAAAAGAATCACAACGTTCCAAGCCTAGCTATGTCTCTTGAGTTACTGAAGAATTATTATCTACATAAGTCAGTCGAGAATCTTACCGAAAGATACATACGAGACCAAACCAATAAAACCTGCAGATATTGCCATGGAAAATTTCCTGAGGTGACATTTCTGACGAAACCTCACATAATACCAGAACTGTTCGGGCGCAACTCTGTCACTTCAAATTTTGAATGCGATGATTGCAATAAACGTTTTCAAAAATATGAAAGTGATACATCCAGCATGATTCAGCACTATCTGGGTTTGCTGAATATCAAAACAAAAAATGGTGTTCCCACATTTCAATCAATCAAAAAATCAGGTGAGAACTCATCGGTGTTGAGGCGAGACGAACACCAGGTAAATCTCGCGTTTGGAACCAATGCGAATGACTTTGAATTAGACGAAGAAAATAGAATTCTAACAATCTATTTCAGAACAAAAAAATTCATGCCATACTCAGTATATAGGACGTTCCTAAAAATGGGTATTTCACTTTTGACTGACGACGAGCTTAGCTACAATAACCATTACTTGAAGCTTCTGAACTCAGAGGTGCCTCTTAAAAACGGTATGCAACATTGGATCGCCTACAGATATGTATTGAAACTAAATATTATTCAAAACCTCAGGTTAATCTTTATAAGGCCGAACAAACTTTAAGCGGTAAGGGAGTTTATCCGGAATACATGATGATGATACATTTTGCCAACGTTGTATTTCAATTTTTCTTGCCGATCTCCTTCAAAAATATTAGCGAGTTTGAGCCTGGAAATAATCTTCAAATTGAACTTTTCCCCGTATTCCTACTGGAGAATATTGAAAGAGTAAAAACAGTGAACATCCGTCGGTTCGATTTGAGCCAAACGAAAAAAGTCTCGGTCACCGATAAGATTGTTTTTCATTACGGTGAGAAACATCCGTGATTTTCATTCACTAGTGCAGAGCCCGGAAAACCGCAAAAAAACTCGATGATTTTCATGGTCTTAATTTGTCCAACTTCAGTTGCTTGAGCCTTTGCCAAAGCTTCGGGAGGCGAGACAGAGGAAGGAGTCAAACTGTCTTCAAGACCGCATTCGACCGCTATGCTGATTTCCTTCTATTTTTTAAGGGTATTATGCGTCCCATCACAATAAGGCGCCGACTTCGTCTGCTTGCACATACAAAGCCACACCTTCCGCTTAGTAGACACACTGAATCTTCGCGGTTCAAACCCTGTGGCCTTATGTGAGACTTCGTCACAAAGCGGCTGTGTTTTCGATTGGCCGCAACGGCACCATGAATATGTTTTTCCCGGCTCAAGTTCTATTTCCCTGGGCCCACTGGTAGTAGGATTCTCCATCAGCTTTTAAAATTTTGCGTGCGATCGAAAAATAGCGATAATCCATCTCATTTTGTATTTCCTGTCCTAATCTGAGGAGCCCGGGGTAAGCTTTAGAACAAAGCAAGGGGTTTGCAGCGGGTAGTGCAACGGCTCGTTCGGTCTCATTCTAGCGCCCCAAAAAGTCAGGTTGTTGAAGGTGTTTTGGACGTTATTATTCCCTTGTATGAACACAAAACCGCCGAATTTTTGAATAAATCTTTCATCAAAGCAATGTTATGGCGGCCCTCCCTACACATTCATTTTTACCGGATAATTTGAGCCTAACTGGTTTTAATTAAATGAGTTAACGGTACGCGTAGGCGAAGCTTTATGACGCTATCATCCCTGATAACAGGCGCGTTTCTGGTGACTTTCTGCTGCAATTATTACGCCTGTATGCCTACCGTTGTAACTTGATTTCCTATCCTGTTTTTTTGAGGGATACTTGCACCTCACTTAACATTAATCATTTTGTATGAAAAGAATTAAGCTCAGTTGTCAATTCATTCTTGTTGTGCTCCTGGCCGTTTTTGCGAGCTGCAGTAATGATTCAGAAGATCCTACGCCCAATCCGCCAGCGAAAAGCGATGCCAAGACCATCATCGTGTTCAAATTTTCGGCGTTTAACCCGGAAGTTGGTGGGATCTTTATAGAAGCAGAAAAAAAAATTAACCTCATCGTACCGAACGGCACCGACGTGACGGCGCTTGTCCCAACGATTGTAGTGTCTGAAAAAGCTACGATTTCTCCCACCACCGCTGTGGCGCAAAATTTCAAATCCCCTGTGGAGTATACGGTAACGGCGGAAGATGGCACCACGCAAAAGTATACCGTAACCGTTACGGTAAGCACGGCGGTGTCGTTCACCCTTAGTCCGATGACGACACCAACCGATATTGAGCAAGATGGCGTCCTGATCCTCGACGGAACCCAGTTTGGTTCTTATGAGAACAATAAGGTTGTATTGAAGAATAAAACGACCGGCACCGAGGTGGAGATCAAGGCGGCTTCTGCGTCTACCGCCACGCGCCTGTTCTTTAAAATTCCGGCCGACCTGGTGCTGGGTGACTATACCTTCACCGTTTTTGTAGGCGCACAGTCGCTTCAGGCGGCAGAGACATTAACCATTGTTCTTCATGCTCCTACCATAACTTCGGTGGATAAAACAACCGTTAACCCGGAAGATGTTATTGTCATTACTGGTAAGTACTTTGCGGCGAGTGGAAATGAAGTGAAATTAGAACAGGATGGTTTTGTGTTTACCCTGAAAGTGATCACCGAATCCGCTACGTCCATCTCGGCACAACTGCCGGAAAACATCTTCGACGGTGAACATACCCTCAGCGTGATCTCCAATGATATCGAGCGTTTTTACGGTCAAAAGATCACGGTCGCTCCGCCGGCAAACAAACCGGAAATCACACAGATCGACAAGTCCACGTATAACAAAGGCGACGTCATGACCCTTACGGGTAAAAATCTTAAAAAGACAGGCGTAGTGACGTATATCTACTTCGTGCCCTTCACATCGGGTGTGGGATTCACAGGAAGCGGTGTTGTGAATAGCGACGGAACGGTGATGACGTTCACCATTCCTTCAAACTTGTCGGCCGGCACCTACGAAGTTATCGTGGATGTTGACGGAACCGAAAGTGAAAGCTATCGCGACATCATTAAGATCAATTAATATATAGTCTGGTCTGATCATTTAAAATGGCAGCTCCGCGAGCTGCCATTTTTCTTGTTGGGACATTTGCTGCGTAAAAAAGGTGTCGTTAAGGGGCGACACCTTTTAATCTATAACTCTACTTGTTTCATCGGCACAAAAATGGAGCGTGTTCATTGGCGTCGGCTCGACAAATGAAGGCCTGTTTGTCTGTTCCGAACCTTGTGAAGGGTAGTTATTTTGGAGATCGACCTTTTTTTGCCTTGTTAAGTTGCGTGGGCGGATGTCCGAACAGTTTTTTAAAGGCAAATGAGAAATGGGAGAAATTTTCAAATCCTAGATCAAGGTAGACGTCCGATGGTCTTTTATGTTTCTTGTCAATAAGATAGTGGGCTTCCTCAAGTCTTTTTTGAACCAACCAATGACTCGGCGTTGCCTTGAATATTTTTTCAAAATCTCTTTTAAAAGCCGACAGGCTCCTGCCCGTTAAATAGGCAAACCGCTCGATGCTTACGTTGAACTTATAATTTCGATTCATGAACTTTTCAAGATCTATTTTTTCCGGATCGCCGAAGTCGAATAAAATGTCGGCTAGCTCAGGGTTGGCCTTCAGCAATATCAAAAGCAATTCAGTTCTTTTGATATTCAAAAAATCCTTCTCAATCACGCCCTTCTCATTGAAATAAGGCATCAGGGATCGTACAAAATTTTCAACCAACTCATTTTTCTTTAGCGGCATGATGGCATCGACTGTCTTTTTGCCTCTCGGTAGGAATCTGTATGAATCGTTAAACGCAACTAAAAATTCCTGTTCAAACAAAATGTAGATCTTTTTGAATGCGCCGTTAATGGTTTGCTTGGTGTACTTTGCCAAGTGATTTCTTCTGCCTATCCCATAATGGCCTGGCGCTAGCTTGTATTCTTTACTACCATCGTAAACCAGCATGGCCCCCGAAACCAAATACATAAAGCAATGGTCGGGTATAAATTGCTCCGTAGACGGTGATGGGCTTATATAACAAGCAGAGATGGCGGTTTCTTTCATCGTTACCCTTTAATTAACCCTAATCGGAATAAACTTTCGGCTGTTGCCACAATAGCTTCTTCGTTTGACCGTGGTGACCAATTTAGCAACTCTTTGGCCTTTTCTCCACTCGCTTGCGCATATTGTCCCAGTAATGCTACCAGCATTTTTAAGGAAGGATTTTTCAGTGCCGCTAGTCTTAATTTCCAATTGGGCAGTTCTTTGGTGGGGACTTTTTTCGCATCGTCGCCCAATCTGCGTGTCAAAATTTTAGCGACATCAAACATCGATAAGGCGTTACCCGTAGTGGCGAGAAATCTCTCGCCTTTTGCTTTCGGACTTGTCATGGCGAGCAAATGTAAATCAGCAACATCACGGACATCCACATAACAGGAATCAATCTTAGGGCAAGCGACGACTTTACCCTCTAACATTTGCCGGATCATTTGTTGCGAATGGGAGAAATCTTCTCCCAAAACAGGTCCCATCACCGCTACCGGATTGATGGTGGCGAGCTCAAGGCTGCCGCCTTCATCTCTCATGAAATCCCAGGCGGTTTTTTCCGCCATGGTTTTTGATTTTTGGTAGGGATGGATCTTTGCCTGGAGATTTGTCCAATCTTTTTCTGTGTAAGGTGTCTTTCGGTTTTCGTGTCCGCAACCAATGGCGCCGTAGGCAGAAGTTAACACCACGCGCTTTACACCCGCGTTTCGCGAAGCCTTCAAAACCCGTATCACACCTTCTTTCGCCGGCTTAATTAATTCGTCTTCGTGTGTGAATTTAATGGCGGGTGTCGGGGATGCAACGTGCAAAACAAATTCACAATTCTTAACAGCCTCATTCCAATTTTCGTCGTCGGTAAGATCCGCTTTTATGAATGAAAGGTTGTCAAATGAAGTAATGCCTCCATTTTTAAGCATCCCGTGCACTTCAGTTTGCCGGTTCATGGAACGAAGTGTTGTTCTCACCGAATAACCTTGTTGAAGTAATTTTAAGATGCAGTGAACGGCAATGAAGCCTGAACCGCCTGTGACTAAAACTGTTTTGTCGTTGTTTGAACCAGCCATTTTTTTTAATGTTTAGGCTACAAACTTCGGCTATAAGCAGGCGGCAAGTTTTGTTGTATCGTCCAAAATTAGTGTGTTTAAAAGTCCAAAATACCTCCTATCCGTCGCCATGGAATCCGGCAGGGATTGCAGAGCCTGCTTTCGAATGCCGGGTTGAGCTTGGTCATCATTTTTTTTTCGCCCCATGGTTCGTTCATCACATCGGCGGTCCAGTCGTAGATGTCGTCGGGCGGTTCTTGGAAGGTAGTTACGGCGGCCGTAAAAGTTTTGGGTTTCGTTTCTGGAGAATTTCAGCGACCAGCGTGGGTGGCGTTTGACCAAAGGGAATTTACTTCGACTTCAACAACCCTGGAAAGAATATGCCATCCGGTGACTCAAACGAAAGATCAAGCAACGCGCTAACCAGCGGCGCGATGTCTTCGAGTCCCATGAGCGGCACGACTTTGCCTTTTTGAAATCCTGCCCCGGATCCGATGAAACCGGTTTGAATGTTTTTGAAGTCGGGATAAAATCCGTGTGTTCCACCTTTGCCGGGTTGCACCGGGGTGCCGTCGGCCGTTGCGCTGATGGTCACGCCTTCAATGGCCGAGATGGCCAGGGTGACGTTGGGATCGGCGCCGATCTTTTTCATTTCGTCGGGGGTCAGGATCCTGAAAAGCTTCTTTTCGTTGTCGGGAAGTTTTTGGAGAATGGCCTGCACTTGTTGGAGGGTCTTCGTGTCGCCTTTGGTTTTCAGGTGAAGAAACGCCGAACCACCCGAAGCGTGAAACGCTGCTTTCCAGTTGCCGCGGTTGGGAGCCTTTTCGATGAGGCCTGCGCGTTCGAGCCAGACGTTGGGGGCAAGGGTGGTGTGAATGTCGACAAAGCCATGATCGCCGACGATGAGAAATGCTGTGCTGTCTTTTATGCCGGCCCGTGCGGCACTTTCTATAATTCTTCCGATCGCGTTGTCCACGCCGGCAACGGCCTTCCGCACGTTTTCACTATCGCGACCGTCGGCGTGAGCAAAGTGGTCGACACAAACCAAATGCACGGCGGTGAACTGTGGGCGATAGGTTTCGATCAGGTACGACGTCATGCGACCCAGGTTTTCGTCCATCAGCAAATAGTCGCTGTTCAGTTTGGTGCCGTCGAGTTTGCCCGTCGCGTTTGCCTCGACCTCGGCAAACAACGATGAAGGTGAAGTATGTTTGCGCAGGGGACCGAGCCGGTCGCTGCCATCGGGTTTTGCGGGCCACACTTCGGGAAAGTTGTAGTCGATGGGCGCACCCACCGTGACCGGCCATTGTATGCCGGCGGTTTTTAGTCCCTTCTTTTTGCAGGCGTCCCACAGCGTTTCCACTTTTATCAGGCTTTCATCCCAATACCAATTGCCCGTTTGTCCTTCCGGCTCAAAGGGCGTGTTGTAATAAACGCCATGCTTGGCCGGCAGCGCGCCCGTGACCATGGTGGTGTGCGAAGGAAACGTTACGGTTGGAAACACACCGCGTACACCGTCGGCATACACGCCGTTGCGGGCCAAGGCTTGAATGTTGGGCGCCGGCCAGGATGGATCTTTATAAAACTCCGGACGCAAACCGTCGATGCTGATCATCACTACATATTTTGCTTTCTGTGCAACAGAGGATGCCAGGGCTATTAGAACCAGGCAAGTCGTAAAGAGAAATTTCTTCATGGGGGGTAGGGGGCGGTTAGCTTTTCGTCTAAGTTAATAGTATCCAAAGTAAGCCCTAATCGCCATGCGCTGGTGCAGCGGAAGGTACTGTTAAAGAAATGATGACGGTCTCGTAACGTCGGGATAAAATTGCGGGGATCTCATTAAGCAGTTGTTATTCGTATCGCAACGATAGCGCGACGGCCTTGCACCTTTCAGTTTGTTCCGTGGTGAACGTGCATGTTTCAAAATAAATTTGTGAGCGTGATTGAAAACAATGCCTTCAATATCTTGGGTAGATATCCTCAGCAGTAAACAATATTTATCCCGGGTTTCAACTCGTGGCTCTTTTGTCAAGGCTGATACTTTAGGCTACCCATTAGCGCTGGCGTGATTTGATCGATACGTTTTGAGATCACGGAATTGGTGTTCCCTTTTTTCCGGTATTCTCTACTGTTGTTCGCTTTTTTACAATTATGAAACACGCCTTAGAACCTACCTTGTTCTACACCGATATCACTATCGGCAAATAAAATTCAATTAAACCCTCTAAACGTAATCAGTTATGCAATCAAACAAACCATCATCCCAGTTTATCGCAGGAAGTGTCAGTATTGATGACCTACTAACCGGCCTAAAGTCAGGCAAAGTTCCCATTAGCCGAAAGTTTGCCGGATGGGCGAAAGATTCTAAGATTCCAGATTGTGTTGCGTTTTCTCCTTCTTCCAGCTGCGACTTGTGGTTTGACATACCAAAGGAAGCCATTGAAAACGTTGAAGTTGTAGGCTCCGCTCCATGCGAAGACCATGTTCATGCTGAAGTTTCGATCAGCTTTGTCACGGACAATTCATTTGTGGACACAATTTGTCAGTTGTTGTCTCACTTCTATTGGTCATCAAATTCGATTGGTCCTGTGGAATCTCCGCAGTCCAAGCTCGACTGCGACTACTACAATCGAATGTGTAGAAAATATGGTGGTGAATGGTGCAATATAGTGCGAAGGGCATGTGGGTCAAAAGGCTCATAAAATACTGGGTAGATTGCAGATCAAACCCCAAGTCCACGGTTTGCAAAATGGGAGATGAGATGACCAGTCGGCTCGAAAACCGGGGCAAGAGTCTATCATCGCGCTGACAAACCGACTGAGAGCGGCATCGAAGTGGAGCAATCCGTATCAACACCGAGATTTCCATTTAAAAAAGGCCGGATCGATCCGGCCTTTTTGCTGGAGGTAAAGTGATGGTTTGCGCAGCGCGTTATGCGTCCCATCACAATAAGGCAGGTTCATCCTTCATTTTCCAATGCGTTTTCTTATGCGGCTGAGCGACGGATTGGTAATGCCCAAGTATGAGGAGATATGGTAGGCAGGGATTCGCTGGATAATGTTGGGATGCTCTTCCAGCAGCCTCACATAACGCTGCTCATGCGAAAAGAAAACAAACTCCTCCGTGCGCGTTTGCGCATAAGAGAAGAATAGCTCTGCCAGTAGCCTGCCAAATTTGCTCCACGCTGAACTTGATTCATACAGGTCATTGA carries:
- a CDS encoding Z1 domain-containing protein — protein: MIETNGRFLNETIESLGLTGEDRSRAITTAESIVTKVVDSYDQVVGTGQVGKNGKGVSKSSTAPTSGAVGLIYGRIQSGKTRAMIVSTAMAFDNGFRIATVLTSNINDLVSQTHLDFIKDLRGVSVFTKDDELDQRVEDAKLDLANPDVRLLIVASKGVNSLKNITDFLKKIGAQGHPVLMFDDEGDQASLDTNTYKRTRTGDLTLEPSAINNLIKKLRRGFSRSVYVSVTGTPQAVLLQSGSSDNRPQFIEMLAHGDGYVGGDYFFNTDEPEANPKGLVSIIPGNDQLNLLSLKSPIPTGLKDSILFFLLSGSAAVKTIGFPQRPTERDKGYQFLCHPSLRNKEQESASQRIQAFLTEVKKALMGLDDNYEINKGLAEQYEQLKKQLGEKTPPLEDLKKTIQQELLRKKILVINASNSKRQGIEYGPGFNFLIGGNTLGRGIAIPNLLVTYYVRSAVSSQIDTMHQHARMFGYRLKTLPYTRLFITKALYYRFRDIHYSDTGLRGFIFNNSTQNPSAFPVEFSPGLRATRRGVLDINATDVIWSGVQIYPNYIKLPQTLNTYRSVLGMISQELGGITDLKEMDKRGRTGAKISTDRAIEIVAMIKTRSQNSWHDKTIDSVLEKLQQRLGNNVNLKFRLASRNVEEGGFLSSGTLSGDEQKQARADSIPTLWIMAVTGKKGSPVSENKTFVYPTIVVPNVFKQAFVFSKK
- a CDS encoding HNH endonuclease → MIDQNLWIVKTVSDEDRAYKSIEGYNDTTKSTYNYDDSVPNHRQLKVGDVIIIVNKIKILGFAKVESIATEKGLKIRRKCPHCGATNYDARLHKSPLYRCNRGHEFDEPIEETVDSIKFKAEYPSTFIEPSRDFSISEIRPYYKRNYNRNLSIQALDVKFLEEIFPAMSRQFFVRNSYPGPDESAELLPIATENPYQLSNVDERAIINSQIKARRGQRAFRMKLMTRYGERCMVTGCKIKDILEAAHISPYRGVKDNNIHNGLILRSDVHTLFDLDLIGIEPDRLEVKIADTLKGSSYDKYDGVALQCGHSIQPSTDALRARWQSFQRRKESSP
- a CDS encoding (deoxy)nucleoside triphosphate pyrophosphohydrolase, which translates into the protein MVQVACAIIENHGKVLVAQRSKEKQLGLKWEFPGGKLCEGESAEECIYREIREELGIEIEVIRPLTPTVTEQSPISIKLIPFVCKYISGPIVMNDHNAIRWVSPGFALATFDWCPADIPVVTEYLKICRS
- a CDS encoding HNH endonuclease encodes the protein MSLELLKNYYLHKSVENLTERYIRDQTNKTCRYCHGKFPEVTFLTKPHIIPELFGRNSVTSNFECDDCNKRFQKYESDTSSMIQHYLGLLNIKTKNGVPTFQSIKKSGENSSVLRRDEHQVNLAFGTNANDFELDEENRILTIYFRTKKFMPYSVYRTFLKMGISLLTDDELSYNNHYLKLLNSEVPLKNGMQHWIAYRYVLKLNIIQNLRLIFIRPNKL
- a CDS encoding CDGSH iron-sulfur domain-containing protein, whose product is MENPTTSGPREIELEPGKTYSWCRCGQSKTQPLCDEVSHKATGFEPRRFSVSTKRKVWLCMCKQTKSAPYCDGTHNTLKK
- a CDS encoding DUF5018 domain-containing protein — its product is MKRIKLSCQFILVVLLAVFASCSNDSEDPTPNPPAKSDAKTIIVFKFSAFNPEVGGIFIEAEKKINLIVPNGTDVTALVPTIVVSEKATISPTTAVAQNFKSPVEYTVTAEDGTTQKYTVTVTVSTAVSFTLSPMTTPTDIEQDGVLILDGTQFGSYENNKVVLKNKTTGTEVEIKAASASTATRLFFKIPADLVLGDYTFTVFVGAQSLQAAETLTIVLHAPTITSVDKTTVNPEDVIVITGKYFAASGNEVKLEQDGFVFTLKVITESATSISAQLPENIFDGEHTLSVISNDIERFYGQKITVAPPANKPEITQIDKSTYNKGDVMTLTGKNLKKTGVVTYIYFVPFTSGVGFTGSGVVNSDGTVMTFTIPSNLSAGTYEVIVDVDGTESESYRDIIKIN
- a CDS encoding helix-turn-helix domain-containing protein; protein product: MKETAISACYISPSPSTEQFIPDHCFMYLVSGAMLVYDGSKEYKLAPGHYGIGRRNHLAKYTKQTINGAFKKIYILFEQEFLVAFNDSYRFLPRGKKTVDAIMPLKKNELVENFVRSLMPYFNEKGVIEKDFLNIKRTELLLILLKANPELADILFDFGDPEKIDLEKFMNRNYKFNVSIERFAYLTGRSLSAFKRDFEKIFKATPSHWLVQKRLEEAHYLIDKKHKRPSDVYLDLGFENFSHFSFAFKKLFGHPPTQLNKAKKGRSPK